The segment TTTTTCCAAGGCCATGCTTGAAGGGGCTAGAGAAAATTGTAAGGAATACAATAATATTTCATTTCAGTATGGCAATGCTTTAGAAACAGGTTTAGATACTAACAGCTTTGACTTCGTTCTTGAAAGAGCACTCATACATCATATTAAAGACTTGCAAAGTTGTTTTAAAGAAGCTTACAGGGTTCTGAAAGATAACGGTTTTTATATTATTCAAGATCGCACCCCTGAAGATTGTTTGCTTGAAGGTAATGATAACCATATTAGAGGATATTTCTTTGAATGCTTTCCAAAACTAACCAAAAAGGAAATTAATCGTAGGCACAACAGCCAAGTTGTAATTAGTATGTTAAAGGCAACAGGTTTTAAGGATATCAAGCAAGTGAAGTTCTGGGAAATAAGAAAAATGCATGAAAATTAGAACAGGAAGAAGCATTTTACATGAACTAAACAACAAAGAATTGAAGTATTTAACAAAATATATTAATACGTTAATAACAACAGATAAAAGCATCGTTGAAAAAGATAGATGGGCAGTTTGGAGGGCATTGAAATAGTCAGTAGATTAATTTGTGGAAAAGGTATGACCGTATTTGACGAAATAAACGCACAACATTGCATCGGCCCTTTCGACGAGTCAGGGTCAGGGCCAATGCTGCTTGTATGAAAAGCTTATATAATGCTTTTCAGAGTAAATCCTGTAAAAACTAGCTGAATCATTATCCTATCCATTTATTCCGCTTCTTCTAAGATAAACTTCACGGACTCTTTTAGACAATCGTCTGCTTGGACATAGTCACCGACCTTATCCATAAATGCGTGAATCATTCCGTTATAGCGTAGGCAATACACATCTGCGCCTGCTTGTTTTGCTTTTTCATAAAACGCGTCTCCTTGAAGGCGTAGTGCGTCATATTCCCCAGCAATATATAAAGTTCGTGGCATGTTTTTTAGTAAATTTCCCTCCACATTATACGGTGAAATCATCCAGCTTTCTGCATCCGCACCTTGAATATACCATTGATCAATAAAATGAAAGAAATGCATAAATCCTTTTATATGCTTATGCACCAAGTCTTTATGTTCATGTGCATGAATTGCAGATAAGTCATAAAAACGATTTAATAACGCTTCATTTTTCCCTTGATATACAACGGGATATATGGAAACGGCATAGTTAATATAGTTCGTACCATATAATCGATCTAATAAGGAAACGACATACGTTAAATTTCCCCCAGCTGAATCGCCCATGACGTTGATATGATTTGCATTTACTTTTAATTCCTCGTGGTGATGATGAATATAAACGACTGATTGATGTGCGTTTATAACAGCTTCTGGGTAGGGGTGTTCTGGTGCTAAGCCATATTCTACAGAGAAAACACGTACCTCCGCCAAATCTGCTAACCGTCTACATGGTAAATCAACATTATTTAAAGAACCACCAAAAAAACCTCCCCCATGATAGAAAATGATGGCTGGTAATACGTCATTTGCTATATCTTTTTTTACATATGTTCGAACAGGGATACCCGCAAATTCCGTGTCTTCTATCATTAATTCATTTGTAGTAATATCTTTGGCGTTGGACCATCCGATTCCAGCACGCATCATCTCGACTGTAGGTTCACTCGTTTTTTCTTCTGAAGACGATTCCTCTCCAGTCATACTTAGCTCTTCAAGCGTACGTGGGTCGATATGACCTGACTCGTCTTTTCCCGGCACAGGCTTTACTTGCATTCGCGTATCATCTGTGTTCACAGTCTTCATTAGCTGATCTGTGGTTACATTCATGATAATCTTCCTTTCAAATAAATGGATTTGTTACTAAGAAACCGCTTTAATGAATGGAGTAATTGTTTTAAATAAGTATTTATGTTTAGGAATTAGGTTTTGCTCAAATTTCCATTACACCTCATTATTTACGCAATATTTTCTCCATCGCTTTTCCCTTGGCTAATTCATCAATCAGTTTATCCAAATAGCGAATTTCCTGCATCGTCGGTTCTTCAATGTCCTCCACTCGAACGCCACAAATAACTCCTTTAATGAAAACTCGTGAAGGATTTAATTGCGGAGCTTGCGCAAAAAAGGTCTCAAAATCAGTCTGTTTTTCCAGTTGTGCCTCTAACTCTTCTTGGTTATATCCTGTTAACCACCGAATGACCTCATCAACTTCTGCTTTACTACGTCCTTTTTTCTCTGCTTTCGTTACATAATGCGGATAAACACTGGCGAAACGCATCGTATAAATCTTATGTTTCGTCATCATCATACACGCCCTTATTTTTATATTTGCCTCATTTTAACACGAAAAATAGTCAAAAATCACCTAACACAGTAATCGTTACCCTCATTCTTGAACAATCCATAGAGCAAACCTATTCGACACTTTGATAGTATTCAATAACAGACTTAGCAAGCGCTACGATTTTATTTGGAAGGTCCTTTGGCGAAATCACCTTCAGTTTATTTCCAAACCCTAATAGAAATTCAATCGCCTCTTGCTCATCATGAAAACGTACAGTCGCTGCTATCTGTTGACCATCACGTTGATGCTCAGTTTCTATAACTTGAACAAACTTACCTGTAAACTGAAGCCGCTTCATTATTTCTGGGTCTACTTTTACTTGCACATCATACTTAGGTAGGTTTTGAATAAAATCTGTTTTTGACTGTTCCCAATATGCCGCTAAGTTAAAATCCTGTGGTCTATCAAAAGCTTCCTCTTCCACCTTCGCATGGTGTATGCGTGAAATCCTATAATTACGTAGCTCTCCATTTCTTAATGCGACTAGATACCAGTTACTCCCTTTCGCCACCAACCCTAATGGCTCAACTAATCTTTCTTTTCGTTCACCATTAGCTTGTTCATAATGCATGCGTAACTTTTTACTTTCCCAAACAGCTTGTTGAACAATTTTAAGAGCGCCCACTTTTCCCTCGGATTGTCGCCAAGTGCTCGCATCGATGTGAATTCTTTCCCACATGGTTTGCGCTTCGTTACGATACGTATTTGGTATGGCTGCAAATAATTTTTCCCTCGTATCTAATGCTTGGCTATTTAACCCTAAATCCTCAAGTAATTTTCCTGAAGGGAAGAGAAATAGGGATTTCATGTCATCTATATGTAAGCCACTTAAGGTACTGCGAAAGTTATCTAACAGACGCCATCCTCCCTCCTTCCCCTTTTCCGATACAACAGGAATCCCCGCAGTACTTAATGCGTCCATATCTCTTAGAATCGTTCTAACGGAAACTTCTAATTCACTAGCTAAATCCCTCGCCGTCATTTTCCC is part of the Virgibacillus dokdonensis genome and harbors:
- a CDS encoding alpha/beta hydrolase, producing the protein MNVTTDQLMKTVNTDDTRMQVKPVPGKDESGHIDPRTLEELSMTGEESSSEEKTSEPTVEMMRAGIGWSNAKDITTNELMIEDTEFAGIPVRTYVKKDIANDVLPAIIFYHGGGFFGGSLNNVDLPCRRLADLAEVRVFSVEYGLAPEHPYPEAVINAHQSVVYIHHHHEELKVNANHINVMGDSAGGNLTYVVSLLDRLYGTNYINYAVSIYPVVYQGKNEALLNRFYDLSAIHAHEHKDLVHKHIKGFMHFFHFIDQWYIQGADAESWMISPYNVEGNLLKNMPRTLYIAGEYDALRLQGDAFYEKAKQAGADVYCLRYNGMIHAFMDKVGDYVQADDCLKESVKFILEEAE
- a CDS encoding DUF2200 domain-containing protein; the encoded protein is MTKHKIYTMRFASVYPHYVTKAEKKGRSKAEVDEVIRWLTGYNQEELEAQLEKQTDFETFFAQAPQLNPSRVFIKGVICGVRVEDIEEPTMQEIRYLDKLIDELAKGKAMEKILRK
- a CDS encoding helix-turn-helix transcriptional regulator, whose amino-acid sequence is MRADRLMTIMILLQNRGKMTARDLASELEVSVRTILRDMDALSTAGIPVVSEKGKEGGWRLLDNFRSTLSGLHIDDMKSLFLFPSGKLLEDLGLNSQALDTREKLFAAIPNTYRNEAQTMWERIHIDASTWRQSEGKVGALKIVQQAVWESKKLRMHYEQANGERKERLVEPLGLVAKGSNWYLVALRNGELRNYRISRIHHAKVEEEAFDRPQDFNLAAYWEQSKTDFIQNLPKYDVQVKVDPEIMKRLQFTGKFVQVIETEHQRDGQQIAATVRFHDEQEAIEFLLGFGNKLKVISPKDLPNKIVALAKSVIEYYQSVE